Proteins co-encoded in one Victivallis lenta genomic window:
- the rplC gene encoding 50S ribosomal protein L3: MKGLIGKKVGMTQVYDENGVLIPVTVIEAGPCVVTDVKTSERDGYTAIQLGYGQRKAKNVTKARAGHLAKAGLTGDKLPSVLREVRISEKDEVPALGTELKADIFEANEYLDVVGTTKGRGFQGVVRRYRFGGGRASHGGAWTRRTGSIGCCEWPGNVIKGKRMPGHMGNVPRTVQNLKIVRVMAEDNVLLLKGAVPGANGGVLLIRSAIKKQPGAQK, translated from the coding sequence ATGAAAGGGTTAATCGGTAAAAAGGTCGGTATGACGCAGGTCTACGACGAGAACGGCGTGTTGATCCCGGTGACGGTGATCGAAGCCGGTCCGTGCGTGGTGACCGATGTCAAGACCAGTGAGCGCGACGGCTACACGGCGATTCAGCTGGGTTACGGTCAGCGCAAGGCGAAGAATGTCACGAAGGCCCGTGCCGGGCATCTCGCGAAGGCGGGGCTGACCGGCGACAAGCTGCCGTCGGTGCTGCGCGAAGTGCGCATCTCCGAAAAGGACGAGGTCCCGGCGCTCGGCACTGAGCTGAAGGCGGATATCTTCGAAGCGAACGAGTACCTGGATGTGGTCGGCACGACGAAGGGCCGCGGCTTTCAGGGTGTTGTCCGCCGGTATCGTTTCGGCGGCGGCCGCGCCAGCCACGGCGGCGCCTGGACCCGGCGCACGGGTTCCATCGGCTGCTGCGAATGGCCGGGCAACGTGATCAAGGGCAAGCGCATGCCGGGTCACATGGGCAACGTTCCGCGTACGGTGCAGAATCTGAAGATCGTGCGTGTGATGGCGGAAGACAACGTCCTCCTGCTCAAGGGTGCGGTCCCGGGGGCGAACGGCGGCGTGTTGTTGATCCGGAGTGCAATCAAGAAGCAGCCGGGCGCGCAGAAGTAA
- the rpsJ gene encoding 30S ribosomal protein S10 produces the protein MATGKTQRIRIRLQAYEHRILDQSVNEILETAKRTGSLVAGPVPLPTRIERWTVNRSPHVDKKSMEQFEIRTHKRMMDIVNPTAKTVDELKKLNLPAGVDIAIKIGV, from the coding sequence ATGGCTACGGGAAAAACCCAGCGTATCCGCATCCGGTTGCAGGCTTACGAGCACCGGATTCTGGATCAGTCAGTCAACGAGATTCTTGAAACTGCGAAACGTACCGGTTCTCTCGTGGCCGGCCCGGTTCCGCTTCCGACCCGCATCGAGCGCTGGACGGTCAACCGTTCTCCGCACGTCGACAAGAAGTCGATGGAGCAGTTTGAGATCCGTACGCACAAGCGTATGATGGACATTGTCAACCCGACGGCGAAGACGGTTGATGAGCTCAAGAAGCTCAATCTGCCCGCCGGCGTGGATATCGCGATCAAGATTGGAGTCTAG